Within Sphingobium sp. SCG-1, the genomic segment ACCGAAGCCGGGCGAGCGGCTATCGCGATGGATACTGCTGACGATGGTAGTGACAGTCCGGCAGTCACATCCGCCCAAGTTAATGGCGCCGCACCCGCTGCCGAAGTCGTTGCACCCCCGGCCCCGCCTGAGGTGCCAGCGCCTGAAGTGCCGCTCCCTGCCAAGCCAGCTCCTGCCCGCACCAAAACGTCCGACGTGCTCGAGCTCCTGCGCCGGGAGAGCGGTGCCACTCTCGACGAGCTCACCGCCGTCACTGGCTGGCTGCCGCATACGACGCGCGCGGCGCTGACGGGCCTGCGCAAGAAGGGGCATGCGATCGTGCGGGGTAAGCGGGACGAGGTAAGCTGCTACACCCTCGACGCCGAGGTCGCAGCATGAAGCGGGCAACCATGGAAGCGCGGGTCGCCGCGCTTCCCTCCCTCTCCTCGGCCCAGCTGCGCTCAGAATGGCTGCAGCTCTACAAGGCCCCTGCCCCATCGCTCACCACAGACCTGCTCCGCCGCGGCATTGCGAGTAAGCTGCAGGAGAAAGCTGACGGTGGCTATAGACCAGCGACCTTGCGCGAGATCGAGCGCCTCTGCCGCCAGCTTGGCCGGACCGGCGAGGCAACGTCCGGTCCTTCCATTCGCATCAAACCGGGCACAAG encodes:
- a CDS encoding DUF3489 domain-containing protein, which produces MTGITRLTDIQLILLATAARRDNGSLLPPPETLGEGPARIRKAVEALIRRGLAAEAELAPGADAWRTEGDRALGVVITEAGRAAIAMDTADDGSDSPAVTSAQVNGAAPAAEVVAPPAPPEVPAPEVPLPAKPAPARTKTSDVLELLRRESGATLDELTAVTGWLPHTTRAALTGLRKKGHAIVRGKRDEVSCYTLDAEVAA